The following are encoded together in the Lathyrus oleraceus cultivar Zhongwan6 chromosome 3, CAAS_Psat_ZW6_1.0, whole genome shotgun sequence genome:
- the LOC127126835 gene encoding long-chain-alcohol oxidase FAO4A has translation MEMNNNRESINRNEARVHTVIELGGFDRESSEKQEKKTLRNSLSSRQMKSLVALCDTLLPSINDRIDVASSDESVNNFYGTSASMAGTHEHLGVLLSEKLDHPSTWLFMLSLWLLSTWFGTLILCGAACLSTNFPFFHSYPHLSLEKREKILQGWSQSYFRVLRMLFRTIKLLTLFVFFTQIDEEENNLSWKAIGYSGPDPEFKVQKKKKNILHKTSKKEENGENDDKDEEAFGPLYKGLVHMNNPRDIVTDSLRRIGFPVSVAPSENKASTISSPSLVIQCDAVVVGSGSGGGVIAGVLAKSGYKVLVLEKGNYFARNNLSLLEGQALEQMYLSNGWVATDDMSILILAGSTVGGGSAINWSASIKTPHHVRKEWCDRHELELFQSRLYKEALDVVCEKMGVQSDIVEEGFNNAVLRKGCHEMGYPVSTIPRNAPPDHYCGWCCLGCKDGKKKGTLETWLVDMVKSGNGAILPGCEAIQILHGEKKGRDRKKAKGVAFEIEYNGKKEICVVESKVTIVACGALRTPPLLKRSGLKNENIGRNLHLHPVTMAWGYFPDSPSSPELWPEEHKKSYEGGIMTAMSTVVADVERTGYGAVIQTPSLHPGLFSLLMPWNSGLDIKDRMRKFSRTAHVFALARDQGSGTVDSHNCISYQIKDIDKDNLNQGIEKVLRILAAAGAEEIGTHHNKGRSLNVKKVSYNEFEKFVKEESSRPLTDLSTPICSAHQMGSCRMGVNPKKSVVNQMGETWEVEGLYLADTSVFPTALGVNPMVTVQAIAYCTAQHVLGVLKMKK, from the exons ATGGAGATGAACAACAATAGAGAGAGTATTAACAGAAATGAAGCAAGAGTTCACACTGTTATTGAGCTTGGTGGTTTTGACAGAGAGAGTAgtgaaaaacaagaaaagaaaacTCTTAGAAATTCTTTATCTTCGAGACAAATGAAGTCGCTCGTTGCTCTTTGTGATACTCTCTTACCTTCGATCAATGACAGGATCGATGTTGCTTCCTCGGATGAATCTGTAAACAATTTCTATGGTACTTCGGCTTCCATGGCTGGCACACATGAACAT TTAGGAGTTTTGCTGAGTGAGAAACTGGATCACCCAAGTACATGGTTATTTATGTTATCATTATGGCTACTTTCTACATGGTTTGGCACATTGATATTGTGTGGTGCTGCATGTCTGTCAACAAATTTTCCGTTCTTCCATAGCTACCCTCACTTGTCGCTGGAGAAACGCGAAAAAATATTGCAGGGTTGGTCTCAAAGTTACTTTCGAGTCCTTAGGATGCTTTTCAGAACCATAAAGCTTCTCACTCTCTTTGTCTTTTTTACTCAG ATAGATGAAGAAGAAAACAACCTATCATGGAAGGCAATTGGATATAGTGGACCTGATCCGGAGTTCAAAGtgcagaagaagaagaaaaacaTTTTACATAAAACATCGAAAAAAGAAGAAAATGGTGAAAATGATGACAAAGATGAAGAGGCTTTTGGACCTCTTTACAAAGGTCTTGTCCATATGAACAATCCGCGTGACATTGTTACAGATTCTCTAAGACGGATTGGATTCCCTGTATCCGTCGCTCCGTCAGAGAATAAAGCTTCTACGATCTCGTCTCCTTCTCTAGTTATTCAATGTGATGCAGTAGTTGTTGGTTCTGGATCCGGAGGCGGGGTGATAGCCGGAGTACTAGCAAAAAGTGGTTACAAAGTGTTGGTATTGGAGAAAGGAAACTATTTTGCTAGGAACAATCTTTCCCTTCTTGAAGGACAAGCACTGGAACAAATGTACCTCTCAAATGGTTGGGTAGCAACGGACGATATGTCTATACTAATACTGGCAGGTTCGACAGTTGGTGGAGGGTCTGCAATCAACTGGTCAGCCAGCATCAAAACCCCTCACCATGTACGCAAGGAATGGTGCGATCGCCACGAGCTAGAATTGTTTCAAAGTAGATTATACAAAGAAGCACTGGATGTTGTGTGTGAGAAAATGGGAGTCCAATCTGATATTGTTGAGGAAGGATTTAATAACGCGGTGCTGAGAAAAGGGTGTCATGAAATGGGGTATCCTGTTAGTACTATTCCAAGGAATGCTCCACCTGATCACTACTGTGGTTGGTGTTGCTTGGGATGCAAGGATGGAAAGAAGAAGGGTACATTAGAAACATGGCTTGTCGACATGGTAAAATCGGGTAATGGAGCGATTTTACCTGGTTGCGAGGCTATACAAATCTTGCACGGAGAAAAGAAAGGAAGAGACAGGAAAAAAGCGAAAGGAGTCGCGTTTGAAATTGAGTACAATGGTAAAAAAGAAATATGTGTGGTGGAATCGAAGGTCACGATTGTTGCATGTGGAGCACTCCGTACTCCACCCTTACTCAAGAGAAGTGGTTTGAAAAACGAAAACATTGGGAGAAACTTACATCTTCATCCCGTGACAATGGCTTGGGGCTATTTCCCCGATTCACCTTCTTCGCCCGAGTTGTGGCCAGAGGAACATAAGAAAAGCTATGAAGGAGGGATTATGACAGCAATGTCTACCGTTGTTGCAGACGTTGAGAGAACTGGATACGGGGCAGTGATCCAAACGCCTTCATTGCATCCGGGCTTATTCTCACTTCTAATGCCATGGAATTCTGGATTGGATATAAAAGATCGAATGCGCAAGTTTTCAAGAACAGCCCATGTATTCGCACTGGCAAGGGATCAAGGATCAGGAACTGTTGATTCACATAACTGCATAAGCTATCAGATAAAAGATATAGACAAAGACAATTTAAACCAAGGTATTGAGAAGGTGCTGAGAATTCTGGCAGCAGCCGGAGCTGAAGAAATCGGGACACACCATAACAAGGGAAGAAGCCTAAATGTTAAGAAAGTGAGCTATAATGAATTCGAGAAATTCGTGAAGGAAGAAAGTTCAAGGCCATTAACCG